One segment of Bradyrhizobium sp. CB2312 DNA contains the following:
- a CDS encoding M4 family metallopeptidase has product MKNWTFTILVECTTRCFVSYRDIKKAFHAFVVANQDYWTMNATFENGAEGVLRAADKLKYQTKDAVFAFDQVGISCAVAAFQGAGMLLADKPRWVCVSGPTAAGSVN; this is encoded by the coding sequence ATGAAAAATTGGACGTTCACCATTCTAGTGGAATGTACAACAAGGTGTTTTGTATCTTATCGGGATATCAAGAAGGCATTCCACGCGTTTGTTGTCGCGAATCAAGACTACTGGACGATGAACGCCACGTTTGAAAATGGTGCCGAAGGGGTGCTCCGGGCAGCGGATAAACTGAAGTATCAAACCAAGGATGCCGTCTTTGCATTTGATCAAGTAGGGATTAGTTGCGCCGTGGCTGCATTCCAGGGCGCTGGGATGTTGCTTGCAGACAAACCGCGTTGGGTCTGTGTCTCTGGCCCGACCGCTGCCGGCTCGGTAAACTGA
- a CDS encoding secretin N-terminal domain-containing protein gives MTPLGNATGAGHLDAEARRSEAGYGVSVVPLQYVAAKTILKLMDSFATRAGSVRADSTRDLLLIQGTGPERRTAVETASTFDVD, from the coding sequence GTGACGCCGCTCGGCAATGCCACTGGAGCCGGTCACCTCGATGCCGAAGCTCGTCGTTCCGAAGCCGGCTATGGAGTGTCAGTGGTACCGCTGCAATATGTTGCAGCGAAAACCATCCTCAAACTAATGGACAGCTTTGCAACGCGCGCCGGAAGCGTACGTGCGGACTCCACGCGAGACCTGCTTCTGATCCAAGGGACGGGACCCGAGCGGCGAACGGCCGTCGAGACCGCCTCGACCTTTGATGTCGACTAG
- a CDS encoding secretin N-terminal domain-containing protein translates to MKGQSVGIYPINNSAPEPLIAELETIIDSGDNGLSHELVKLQVISRLNAIMVVTRKPPLLQTVATWIHRLDQSDMAQTGVRVYRVRYGDTRHLAKVLTQMFGGSASTSTDIADKEVARTTSVAERLSANTFPSSAGLSTPGSGGNGVSTPSSGLNSSNGADASNGLHTPTGGGPPAMPNVRITPDTVNNSVLIYASRENYRIISSTLKQLDQPVLQVGIEATIAEVKLTNELSYGVQSYLTSKQLGLKAD, encoded by the coding sequence ATGAAAGGCCAATCGGTGGGCATCTATCCCATTAACAATTCCGCGCCCGAGCCCCTGATCGCGGAGCTCGAGACCATCATCGACTCCGGCGACAACGGGCTTAGTCATGAACTTGTGAAGCTCCAGGTCATCTCTAGGTTGAATGCCATCATGGTCGTAACGCGCAAGCCGCCCTTGCTCCAGACCGTAGCGACTTGGATCCATCGACTCGATCAGTCAGACATGGCTCAAACCGGCGTTCGCGTCTATCGCGTCCGCTATGGTGACACCCGCCACTTGGCCAAGGTGCTGACCCAGATGTTCGGCGGCAGCGCCTCGACGTCGACCGACATCGCCGATAAGGAGGTCGCTCGCACGACCTCGGTTGCCGAACGGCTGTCTGCCAATACGTTCCCCTCATCCGCCGGCCTGTCCACCCCCGGGTCGGGCGGCAACGGAGTAAGTACCCCATCCTCAGGCTTGAATTCGTCGAACGGAGCGGATGCCAGCAATGGACTTCACACACCAACCGGTGGTGGACCGCCGGCCATGCCCAACGTGCGGATCACCCCTGATACCGTGAATAACTCTGTCTTGATCTATGCCAGTCGCGAAAACTATCGGATCATCAGTTCCACCTTGAAGCAGCTCGATCAACCCGTGCTGCAGGTCGGCATTGAGGCGACGATCGCCGAAGTAAAGCTCACGAACGAGCTGAGTTACGGTGTCCAGAGCTATCTGACCAGCAAGCAGCTTGGATTGAAGGCCGACTAG
- a CDS encoding SET domain-containing protein — protein sequence MSVLIVETILKPDQFGGIGLFSATLLPKGALIWIHNPIVDIAVTPEQYETLPRTFQALLDKHAYPRDLDVDDGILEYNADNARFMNHSSQPNTYQDDHCRIFTACDVQPGEELTCDYLSFDPRCDLSWAKVLSP from the coding sequence ATGTCAGTGTTGATTGTCGAAACTATTTTGAAGCCAGACCAGTTTGGCGGTATTGGACTTTTCTCTGCTACTCTTTTGCCTAAAGGTGCATTGATTTGGATTCACAATCCAATCGTTGACATTGCCGTGACACCTGAACAGTACGAAACTTTACCTCGAACATTCCAAGCTTTGCTTGACAAGCATGCCTATCCAAGAGACCTCGACGTTGACGATGGTATTCTAGAATACAATGCCGACAACGCCCGTTTCATGAATCACAGCAGTCAACCAAACACGTACCAAGACGATCATTGCCGAATTTTCACAGCCTGTGACGTACAACCGGGTGAAGAACTCACTTGCGATTACTTGTCTTTCGATCCAAGGTGCGATTTATCGTGGGCTAAAGTGCTATCGCCGTAA